ACGAAGGTCAAGTCCTAAATACATTGGTTGTAACCCAAGGCCTGAGAGCCAATTTGGCATATCTGGAGCAAGGTTTAAAGCTGTGAGATATTGATCTTGTAATACACCATCAAGAAGATCTTTAGCTTTCAGCTGCTCTTCAGTATCTTTGAAACGAATCAGAAGTTGGTCTTCACCTTCTTCAATGCGTTTAACATCAAAGTTATTTTTCTTGAGAACAGAATCAACTTGTTCAACCAAAGCTTGGTTGATTTGAGTATCTCTTGTGGGGGAGATCTGAATAGAAGGGTCTTCACCAAATAAGTTTGGGAGAGCCAATATCGTACAGAGAACAATGACCCCAAAAATCAGAATGTTTTTCCAAAGTGGATAGCGATTTAGCATAATTACTGGGTTACTTTTTATCTAAGTGAATCAAATATACCGGTACCTCTATTAGAGGCCCGGCATCCAGAAAGGGCAGTGCTAAATAATATTAGTCTGCTTTTTCTGTTTTTTCAGAAGTCGCATCAAGTTTCTCTTTATAAGTACCTTTTGGTAAAAGAGAGTTAATCGCTTGGCGCTGAGCTTTGATTACAACGTTAGGAGCGATTTCTGCACTCACATAGTTTTCATCTAATGCTCTGATTCTTGCTACAAAGCCTGAGCTTAAAAGGATCTCGTCACCCACTTTAAGTGAGCCGATAAGATCACGATGAGCTTTTGCTCTTTTTTGTTGCGGGCGAATCATTAAGAAATACATTACAACGAACATACCACCAAAAAGAATTAAGGTAGGGACGATGCTTTGTTGTTCTTGCTGTGCAAATGCCGGTGAAACTAATAAGGCAGATAAAGCAAACATTAAACGCTTCATAAATGCTCCATAAAAATTAAGTTAAAAAATTGAATTAATAGCCGATCATTCTAGCATTATATTTTTGACGATACCTAAAAGTTCCTGTACTTCATCTGAAGTTGTATAGAATTTGTCGCAATAGTTTGATTGCTTATTATTTTTTGAATAAGAATCCTTTTTTATAAACATTTTGTGATCATCATTTTAGGAATAGCTCATTACTAGATGAGGCTTAAAGATCTCAATTTCAAGAGATTGTTTTTGATATTTATCATCTATTAGTAGTATCTCTAAAGGATGACAATAAACGATTAAATGTAAAAAAAATTGAATATTATGCTGAAGTTTGTCGTGCTTATTAAAAATGCCTTAAATATTAATAGTTTAAGTTTTGAGGCGATATTTGAAATATAAGGGATTAAGAGTGGTAATTTTAAAGGTAGTGAGGAAAGGATGGGAAATAAGGTATTAAAAAAATCCCGTAAAGTAGAGATCTTTACGGGATTTTAATGTTACCAAGTGATTGATTAAATCATTGCTAGTTATTTTGCTAATAAAGCTTGAGCGTGTTGAATAACATTATCAACGGTGAAGCCAAAGTGTTCAAAGAGTTGATTTGCCGGAGCTGATGCGCCAAATGTATTGATACCTACAACATCGTCAGCAAATTCATACCAACCACGTGTTACGCCAGCTTCAATCGCTAGGCGTTTAGTATTTCCTAAAACGGCTGCTTTATAAGCGCTATCTTGTGCTCTAAAGAGCTCTACACATGGCATTGAAACAACGCGAGCGTTTAGCTCTTTAGCTGCATTCATGGCAAGTTCTACTTCAGAGCCTGTTGCAATTAATGTGATATCGGCATCAGAATTTTCAAGGAGGACGTATCCACCTTTAATGACGTTATCAAGCGTTTTTGCATCACGAGTTTGGTGTGGAAGGTTTTGTCTTGAAAGCGCAAGAAGCGTTGGGTTGTCTTCTGCTTGTAAACCATGACCCCATGCAACTAATGTCTCAACGGCATCGCAAGGTCTCCAAACGTTTAAGTTAGGAATTAAGCGAAGAGATTCAACGTGCTCAATAGGTTGGTGGGTTGGGCCATCTTCTCCAAGACCGATAGAATCGTGTGTCATGACATATACTACACGTTGCTCCATGAGTGCACTCATACGGATGGCATTACGCGCATAGTCTGAGAAGACTAAGAACGTTGCACCATAAGGGATGAATCCACCATAAAGCGCAAGGCCATTCATAATGGCAGACATACCAAATTCACGAACACCAAAGCGGATATAGTTACCTTTACCCGTTGCGATATCTAAATCACGGCTACCTTTGAAGAAGGTATTATTTGATGGTGTTAAGTCCGCAGATCCGCCTACGATTTCAGCAAGGTTTGTCGCAAGAAGGTCAAGCGCATTTTTACTAGCAACGCGTGTTGCGATGTTGTCTGCTTTCTCGTTAACACTGTTGAGTGCTGCTTTAAAGGTTTCATCAAAATCGTGAGGAAGCTCACCACCAATGCGGCGTAAGAATTCATCTGCTTTTTCTGGGTTTGCAGCTACATAGCTTTCGAAAAGTTGATTCCATTCTTCTTCTCTAGCATCGCCTGCTTCACGAGCATCCCATGCTGCGTAAATATCTTTTGGAACTTCAAATGGGCCAAAATTCCAGCCAAGGCTTGCTTTCGTTGCGGCAATCTCTTCAAGACCTAATGGTGAGCCATGCGTTGATTCAGAGCCTTCCTTGTTAGGAGAGCCTTTACCAATCAAGGTTCTACAGATAATAAGTGTTGGTTTATCTGATTTTTTCGCTTCTTTAATGGCAGCATCAACGGCTTTAATGCTATGTCCGTCGATTTGACCGATCACATTCCAGCCATAGGCTTCAAAGCGCTGTTTAGTATTATCTGTAAACCAGCCGCTTGTATCCCCATCAATTGAGATACCATTATCATCATAAAGTGCGATGAGCTTATTGAGCTTTAAGGTTCCCGCAAGTGAACAAGCTTCGTGAGAAACACCTTCCATCATACAGCCATCACCTAAGAATGCGTATGTGTAGTGATCGACGATTTTGTGTTCATCCGTGTTATAAGTTCCTGCCATCATCTTTTCAGCAAGGGCAAAACCAACAGCATTGGCAATACCTTGTCCAAGAGGGCCTGTAGTTGTCTCAATTCCATCTGCAAAACCATATTCAGGGTGACCTGCAGTTTTAGCATTTAATTGACGAAAATCTTTCAAATCATCGATTGATACAGCATAACCTGTCAGATGAAGAAGAGAGTAGAGAATCATTGATGCGTGACCGTTTGAAAGGACAAAACGATCACGGTTAATCCAATGTGGATTGTTAGGATTATGTGAGAGGTTTAAGCCCCAAAGCGCAGTTGCCATCTCAGCCATACCCATTGGTGCGCCAGGGTGACCTGAATTTGCTTTTTGAACAGCGTCCATGCTGAGCGCGCGAATAGCGTTTGCGCATTGTTCGTTCATCTTCGACATAACTAAATTTAACCTTTAAATTAGCACTAAGAAATAGGAGGCTTAATTATACTCAATCTTGTCACAAAAAGCTCGCTTCGTTCGTCGGATTCTCAGTCAAAAATTTAGCGATTTAAAAAATGAATTTTAATTCTTATCGAAATTTTTTGTGAAATATATTAAAATGTCTTCCCTGATAGACTTTTTATTCACATAAATTCAGGGTGGGTTCATGACACATTTTATATTTGTCACAGGTGGCGTAGTTTCATCTTTAGGCAAGGGTATCGCAGCGGCTTCTTTAGGTGCGATTTTAGAGGCAAGAGGCCTCAAGGTTACAATGATGAAATTGGACCCTTATATTAACGTGGACCCAGGGACAATGAGCCCATTCCAACATGGTGAAGTTTTTGTAACTGATGATGGTGCAGAAACAGACCTAGATTTAGGTCACTATGAGCGTTTTATTCGCATGACTGCTAGTCGCCGTAATAGTGTTAGCGCCGGGCGTGTTTACAAAACTGTTATTGAGCGCGAGAGAGCAGGTGAATACCACGGTAACACTGTTCAAGTGATTCCACACATTACTAACGAAATTAAAGATCGTATTTATGGCGTGGCGCAAGGTGCTGATATTGCATTGATCGAAATTGGTGGTACTGTTGGTGATATCGAATCTCTACCGTTTTTAGAAGCTATTCGCCAAATTAGAACAGAAGTTGGCCCTCGCCGTTCACTCTTTATGCATTTAACATTAGTGCCATTTTTAAGAGCGTCAGGGGAGCTTAAAACAAAACCAACACAACATTCAGTAAAAGAGCTTCGTTCAATTGGCATTCAACCAGATATCTTAATTTGCCGTACTGAAGAGCCTATTCCGCAAGAAGAGTGCCGTAAGATTGCGCTCTTTACTTCAGTGGTGGAAGAGGCGGTAATATCTTGTGTTGATTCAGATTCTATCTATAAAATTCCAGGAATCCTTCATTCACAAGGGTTAGATCGCATCGTACTTGAGCATTTTAATATGCAAGCAAAAGAAGCCGATCTTTCTGAGTGGGATCAGGTTTTAGAAAATATTACCTCTGCTGATAAAGTGGCAAATGTGATGATTGTTGGGAAATACACCGAATTAACAGACACTTACAAGTCTATTAATGAAGCGCTTTTCCATGCTGGCATTCAGACAAAAACAGAGATTAAACTGCATTATGTAGAAGCATCATCATTAGAGACGATGGATGATACGGCGCTTGCTGCAACATTTGCAGGAATGGATGCGGTGTTGATTCCAGGTGGATTTGGTGAGCGTGGTATTGAAGGGAAGATTCGTGCGATTCAATATATTCGTGAGCATAAAATTCCTTTCCTAGGTTTATGTTTAGGGATGCAGTTAGCAGTTGTCGAGTATGCGCGTAATGTTTTAGGTTTAACGGGCGCTAATACGAGTGAAGTAGATCCAACCGTTGCTTATCCTGTTATTCAAATGCTTGATCCTCAGCGTGATAAAGAGACTGATGAGTTCCGTGGTTATATGACCGTGGGGGCACAACCTTCAACAGTGCTAAAAGATACTAAAGTATTTGCCGCATATGGTAGAACAGATGTGAGCGAGCGTCATCGTCATCGTTATGGTGTGAATCTTGATTATGCAGATCAATTGCAAGATGGTAATTTAATTATTTCAGGTCGCACAAATGACCGTAATTTAATTGAATTTATTGAGCTTAAAGAACACCCTTGGTTTGTAGGAACGCAAGCACATCCTGAGTTTAAATCAACGCCAAGAGATGGGCATCCGCTCTTTATTGCATTTATTAATGCAGCGAATGCTCAAAAAGCAGCTAGAACCGAAGCTTAATTTTCAAGCTTAGATTTAAAATATTAGATTAATAAAAATTCCCATAATATGATGTTGTGGGAATTTTTTATTTCTATAAGAAAGGGATGAATATTGGATGCTAAAGCCCTATTGATGAT
The nucleotide sequence above comes from Ignatzschineria rhizosphaerae. Encoded proteins:
- the tkt gene encoding transketolase, with amino-acid sequence MSKMNEQCANAIRALSMDAVQKANSGHPGAPMGMAEMATALWGLNLSHNPNNPHWINRDRFVLSNGHASMILYSLLHLTGYAVSIDDLKDFRQLNAKTAGHPEYGFADGIETTTGPLGQGIANAVGFALAEKMMAGTYNTDEHKIVDHYTYAFLGDGCMMEGVSHEACSLAGTLKLNKLIALYDDNGISIDGDTSGWFTDNTKQRFEAYGWNVIGQIDGHSIKAVDAAIKEAKKSDKPTLIICRTLIGKGSPNKEGSESTHGSPLGLEEIAATKASLGWNFGPFEVPKDIYAAWDAREAGDAREEEWNQLFESYVAANPEKADEFLRRIGGELPHDFDETFKAALNSVNEKADNIATRVASKNALDLLATNLAEIVGGSADLTPSNNTFFKGSRDLDIATGKGNYIRFGVREFGMSAIMNGLALYGGFIPYGATFLVFSDYARNAIRMSALMEQRVVYVMTHDSIGLGEDGPTHQPIEHVESLRLIPNLNVWRPCDAVETLVAWGHGLQAEDNPTLLALSRQNLPHQTRDAKTLDNVIKGGYVLLENSDADITLIATGSEVELAMNAAKELNARVVSMPCVELFRAQDSAYKAAVLGNTKRLAIEAGVTRGWYEFADDVVGINTFGASAPANQLFEHFGFTVDNVIQHAQALLAK
- a CDS encoding CTP synthase codes for the protein MTHFIFVTGGVVSSLGKGIAAASLGAILEARGLKVTMMKLDPYINVDPGTMSPFQHGEVFVTDDGAETDLDLGHYERFIRMTASRRNSVSAGRVYKTVIERERAGEYHGNTVQVIPHITNEIKDRIYGVAQGADIALIEIGGTVGDIESLPFLEAIRQIRTEVGPRRSLFMHLTLVPFLRASGELKTKPTQHSVKELRSIGIQPDILICRTEEPIPQEECRKIALFTSVVEEAVISCVDSDSIYKIPGILHSQGLDRIVLEHFNMQAKEADLSEWDQVLENITSADKVANVMIVGKYTELTDTYKSINEALFHAGIQTKTEIKLHYVEASSLETMDDTALAATFAGMDAVLIPGGFGERGIEGKIRAIQYIREHKIPFLGLCLGMQLAVVEYARNVLGLTGANTSEVDPTVAYPVIQMLDPQRDKETDEFRGYMTVGAQPSTVLKDTKVFAAYGRTDVSERHRHRYGVNLDYADQLQDGNLIISGRTNDRNLIEFIELKEHPWFVGTQAHPEFKSTPRDGHPLFIAFINAANAQKAARTEA
- the yajC gene encoding preprotein translocase subunit YajC, producing the protein MKRLMFALSALLVSPAFAQQEQQSIVPTLILFGGMFVVMYFLMIRPQQKRAKAHRDLIGSLKVGDEILLSSGFVARIRALDENYVSAEIAPNVVIKAQRQAINSLLPKGTYKEKLDATSEKTEKAD